In Syntrophorhabdus sp., the following proteins share a genomic window:
- a CDS encoding toxin-antitoxin system HicB family antitoxin, with amino-acid sequence MALRNDHYTYRVTWSAEDGEYVGLCAEFPSLSWLADTPESALRGIRKVVENVLNDMRETGERIPEPIASKYYSGRFMVRVPPQVHRKLATEAAESGISLNRLASAKLSQ; translated from the coding sequence ATGGCTCTGAGAAATGATCATTATACATATCGCGTCACCTGGTCCGCCGAGGACGGGGAATACGTAGGGCTCTGCGCCGAGTTCCCAAGCCTGAGCTGGCTCGCTGACACACCCGAGAGCGCTCTCAGGGGTATCCGGAAGGTAGTGGAGAATGTCCTGAACGATATGCGGGAAACTGGCGAACGGATTCCCGAACCGATCGCGAGCAAGTATTATAGTGGAAGATTCATGGTCCGCGTGCCGCCACAGGTGCATCGCAAGCTCGCAACGGAAGCAGCCGAATCCGGGATTAGCCTGAACCGCCTTGCGAGTGCGAAACTGAGCCAGTGA
- a CDS encoding toxin HicA — MAVIADTVARMKSNPNNVRYRELCLVCDHYFGKARQSSGSHRIYKTPWPGDPRVNIQNEKGKAKAYQVQQVLLAIERLEAEHGSEK; from the coding sequence ATGGCAGTGATAGCGGACACAGTCGCCCGGATGAAGTCAAACCCGAACAATGTGCGGTACCGGGAACTATGCCTCGTCTGCGACCACTACTTTGGTAAAGCCCGCCAGAGCAGTGGCAGCCACAGGATCTATAAAACCCCGTGGCCGGGCGACCCCCGGGTGAATATCCAGAACGAAAAGGGCAAGGCCAAAGCATATCAGGTCCAGCAGGTGCTCCTGGCCATAGAGAGATTGGAGGCTGAACATGGCTCTGAGAAATGA